One segment of Drosophila ananassae strain 14024-0371.13 chromosome 3R, ASM1763931v2, whole genome shotgun sequence DNA contains the following:
- the LOC6497833 gene encoding protein turtle isoform X4, protein MGVSADLGSHQWWRALSQHSRQPQAQPGRNHRQLLASGRPSRTDTITGSEPQPAPLASACPGKTTSGKRRRSSRCSFNPLCSYKPEHSSRSVQALYLVATLFLALVATDVQAHNIPDDAVHITAILGEGVIFNCHVEFPNDHPVPYVLQWDKKVSETGSDLPIYIWYESYPEHIEEGYKGRVSRVSQDSPFGSASLNLTNIRESDQGWYECKVVFLNRDPKQHKNGTWFHLDVHAPPRFSVTPEDIIYVNLGDSIILNCQADGTPTPEILWYKDANPVDPSPTVGIFNDGTELRISTIRHEDIGEYTCIARNGEGQVSHTARVIIAGGAVIMVPPTNQTKPEGEKVIFSCEAKAMPGNVTVRWFREGSPVREVAALETRVTIRKDGSLIINPIKPDDSGQYLCEVSNGIGDPQSASAYLSVEYPAKVTFTPTVQYLPFRLAGVVQCYIKSSPQLQYVTWMKDKRLLEPYQMKDIVVMANGSLLFTTVNEEHQGQYSCTPYNAQGTAGASGIMDVLVRKPPAFTVEPETLYQRKVGDSVEMHCDATEAEGTDRPTIKWQRQEGEQLSDSQRNRIKISGGNITIENLRREDFGYYQCVVSNEVATLMAVTQLVIEGTQPHAPYNITGKATESSITLQWLPGYSGGSEYKQDYTIWFREAGVNDWQTISVTPSGSTQVTINGLASGTTYEFQVVGRNVLGDGLMSKVMNVRTLEDAPAAPRNVKAATQPPDSFFQLMPDEAGPKPGPPRNVSVTEVSNGFLITWQSPLERAHIVKFYTIKYRTDAQWKTLNRGQIRPEETQYLVKNLVGGRTYYFRVLANSEKSYESSDEVKFPVPARVKHKAITAGVVGGILFFIVAIILSVCAVKICNKRKRRKQEKEFNMVACRITDARNIAANNHHLNNRSTGSVSSGQVPLKKYKQTRISSLTAILIAILHWIWPPDRCTNCHSIYSSPQAEDADEGDGGGAQGAGSRRSVSRIQRSLDGRFVVDMSASKLGYSSNLDPGSQDEVDGGFFERRNSNVSQKSSSDDGGFLSRRNFITARASWRRPLVASSSQLSLQSAADSARGFLQGLLKIGGVAPKPTYFGEAPAVAGARYQNVMRPYTSNSNLYGNADRSKPLHISTISGNLSQQPYTPSRISRLFSSSPQLRQHHQPLLSSGSGNYPTHFSDLSMVYPTTTEPSSHNLSSRYRYYSQELPYLRTIQEETRRQQQQQLPVESIDPFVPLQMPSPPSWRSYQLQSQLTHHRPRTRWYPRHYSRLFGNNRPQQHELLSPLPDLNLALRNGGISMNPGLEASPESRSSSSGFGSKNTSNHPGSTSEWRLLPPYRAPPSPPKNPGCYDAGMQLQSGEQQAQGQTPHGSYSYNLGGTNPSYTMAYWLQMISRLNAATDSSLPKACPVDVGSVDGHYEFDPSTPTPSASSMLREDLNLHIDTQSHLFHPLHHHHTQHHTLGPLSGSLLHSHAPYGASRKPRSQNLLHLPRYDNVEARLQAMREEFYAYRKRQAMQQMDSVC, encoded by the exons ATGGGCGTGAGCGCTGACCTTGGGTCTCATCAATGGTGGCGGGCATTGAGCCAGCACAGCCGACAACCGCAGGCGCAGCCAGGAAGGAACCATCGCCAGCTCCTTGCTAGCGGGCGGCCTTCTAGGACTGACACAATTACTGGCTCAGAGCCGCAACCTGCTCCGCTCGCCAGTGCTTGCCCAGGAAAAACGACAAGCGGAAAGCGACGAAGGAGTTCCAGGTGCAGTTTCAATCCCCTATGCAGCTATAAGCCAGAACACAGCTCCAGATCAGTGCAAGCACTCTACCTTGTGGCCACCTTGTTTCTGGCACTTGTCGCAACAGATGTACAAGCGCACAACATTCCAG ACGATGCCGTTCACATCACGGCTATTCTCGGCGAGGGCGTCATCTTCAACTGCCACGTGGAGTTCCCCAACGACCACCCCGTGCCGTATGTCCTGCAATGGGACAAGAAGGTGAGCGAAACG GGCTCGGATCTGCCAATCTACATTTGGTATGAGAGCTATCCAGAGCACATCGAGGAGGGCTACAAGGGACGCGTGTCCCGCGTCTCACAGGACTCGCCGTTCGGCTCCGCCTCGCTTAACCTGACCAATATTCGAGAGTCGGACCAGGGCTGGTACGAGTGCAAGGTCGTCTTCCTCAACCGGGACCCCAAGCAGCACAAGAACGGTACATGGTTCCACCTAGACGTACATGCACCGCCTCGCTTTAGCGTTACACCAGAGGACATAATTTACGTAAACTTAG GTGATTCAATTATACTAAATTGCCAGGCAGATGGCACTCCCACGCCGGAAATACTCTGGTACAAGGATGCCAATCCCGTCGATCCCTCGCCGACAGTCGGCATATTCAACGACGGCACCGAGCTGCGGATCTCCACCATTCGGCACGAGGACATCGGAGAGTACACTTGCATTGCACGCAATGGTGAGGGACAAGTCTCCCATACGGCCCGTGTTATAATCGCGGGTGGCGCTGTAATCATG GTGCCACCGACCAATCAAACGAAGCCCGAGGGCGAAAAGGTGATATTCTCCTGCGAGGCTAAGGCCATGCCCGGCAACGTCACTGTTCGGTGGTTCCGCGAGGGATCGCCCGTCCGGGAGGTGGCCGCTCTGGAGACGCGCGTCACAATCCGCAAGGACGGATCGCTCATTATCAATCCCATTAAGCCGGACGACTCGGGCCAGTACCTATGTGAGGTGTCCAACGGGATCGGCGATCCGCAGAGTGCCTCTGCTTACCTCAGCGTCGAAT ACCCCGCCAAGGTAACCTTCACGCCCACAGTGCAGTACCTGCCGTTTAGACTGGCCGGCGTCGTCCAGTGCTACATAAAGTCTAGCCCTCAGCTGCAGTACGTCACCTGGATGAAGGACAAGCGCCTACTGGAGCCCTACCAGATGAAGGACATCGTGGTGATGGCCAACGGATCGCTTCTGTTCACAACCGTGAACGAGGAGCACCAGGGCCAGTACTCGTGCACTCCGTACAACGCACAGGGCACGGCAGGCGCCTCCGGCATCATGGACGTGCTCGTGCGGAAGCCCCCGGCCTTCACCGTGGAGCCAGAGACGCTGTATCAGCGCAAGGTGGGCGACAGCGTGGAGATGCACTGCGACGCCACGGAGGCAGAGGGCACTGACCGACCCACCATCAAGTGGCAGCGGCAGGAGGGCGAGCAACTCTCGGACTCGCAGCGCAACCGCATCAAGATCTCTGGCGGCAACATCACCATCGAAAACCTGCGGCGCGAGGACTTCGGCTACTACCAGTGCGTGGTGTCCAACGAAGTCGCCACCCTGATGGCCGTCACCCAGCTGGTGATCGAAGGCACCCAGCCCCACGCCCCCTACAACATCACCGGCAAGGCCACCGAGTCCTCAATCACGCTCCAGTGGCTGCCGGGGTACAGCGGCGGGTCCGAGTACAAGCAGGACTACACCATTTGGTTTCGGGAGGCTGGCGTGAACGACTGGCAGACCATTTCGGTGACGCCCTCGGGGAGCACGCAGGTCACCATTAACGGGCTGGCCTCGGGCACCACCTACGAGTTTCAGGTGGTGGGCCGCAACGTCCTGGGCGACGGACTGATGAGCAAGGTGATGAACGTGCGCACACTGG AAGACGCTCCGGCAGCGCCACGTAATGTCAAGGCTGCAACACAACCGCCCGACTCCTTTTTTCAGCTAATGCCAGACGAAGCTG gtccCAAGCCCGGCCCTCCCAGGAATGTGTCGGTGACGGAGGTCTCAAACGGATTCCTCATAACGTGGCAGTCGCCGCTGGAGCGGGCGCACATCGTCAAGTTCTACACCATCAAGTACCGGACAGACGCCCAGTGGAAGACCCTCAACCGGGGTCAGATCCGGCCGGAGGAGACGCAATATCTGGTGAAGAACCTGGTCGGCGGACGCACATACTACTTCCGGGTGCTGGCCAACTCAGAGAAGTCCTACGAGTCCAGCGACGAGGTGAAGTTCCCTGTGCCGGCACGAGTCAAGCACAAGGCGATAACCGCCGGCGTCGTTGGGGGCATcctgttttttattgttgcgATCATTTTATCGGTTTGTGCCgtaaaaatttgcaataaacGTAAACGACGAAAACAGGAAAAAG AGTTCAACATGGTAGCTTGCAGGATAACGGATGCTCGTAACATTGCCGCCAATAATCATCACTTGAACAATCGCAGTACGGGCTCAGTTTCCTCTGGTCAAGTGCCTTTAAAAAA GTACAAACAAACCCGAATATCAAGTCTAACCGCCATTCTTATTGCCATTCTTCACTGGATCTGGCCTCCTGATCGCTGCACCAACTGCCACTCCATCTATAGCTCACCACAGGCGGAGGACGCGGACGAGGGCGACGGTGGCGGGGCGCAAGGAGCAGGGAGCAGGCGGTCTGTAAGCCGCATCCAAAGATCTCTCGACGGCCGCTTCGTTGTGGATATGAGTGCCTCTAAGCTGGGATACTCCAGCAACCTAGACCCGGGCAGTCAGGACGAGGTGGATGGTGGCTTCTTCGAACGCAGGAACAGTAACGTGTCTCAAAAGTCCTCCAGCGATGACGGGGGCTTCCTTTCGCGCCGCAACTTCATAACAGCCCGGGCCTCGTGGCGACGTCCTCTGGTGGCCTCCTCCAGCCAGTTAAGCCTTCAATCTGCGGCGGACTCAGCCAGAGGCTTTCTCCAAGGCCTGCTCAAAATCGGAGGTGTAGCTCCCAAGCCAACCTACTTTGGCGAGGCGCCTGCCGTCGCTGGAGCCCGCTACCAGAACGTCATGCGACCCTACACTAGCAACAGCAACTTGTACGGAAACGCGGACAGGAGTAAGCCGCTGCACATCAGCACCATCAGCGGGAATCTCAGCCAACAGCCCTACACGCCATCCAGGATCTCGAGGCTGTTCTCCAGTTCGCCGCAGCTCCGGCAGCATCACCAGCCCCTGCTCAGTAGCGGTAGTGGCAACTACCCGACCCACTTCAGTGATCTGAGCATGGTGTATCCCACTACAACGGAGCCATCATCGCACAACCTGAGCAGCAGATACAGGTACTACTCGCAGGAGCTGCCATACCTGCGAACCATTCAGGAGGAGACCCGCcgtcaacagcaacagcaacttcCCGTGGAATCCATAGATCCGTTTGTGCCGCTCCAGATGCCGTCGCCCCCATCCTGGAGGAGCTACCAACTGCAGTCGCAGCTGACACACCACAGGCCCAGGACTCGCTGGTATCCCCGCCACTACTCCCGACTCTTTGGCAACAACCGACCCCAGCAGCACGAGCTGCTCTCGCCCCTGCCCGATCTGAATCTCGCCCTGCGAAACGGCGGCATTTCCATGAACCCCGGCCTGGAGGCCTCTCCAGAGTCGCGCTCCAGTTCGAGCGGGTTCGGATCGAAGAACACCTCCAATCACCCCGGAAGCACTAGCGAGTGGAGACTGTTGCCCCCGTACAGAGCCCCCCCATCGCCGCCCAAGAATCCCGGATGCTACGACGCTGGAATGCAGCTGCAGAGCGGAGAGCAACAGGCCCAAGGCCAGACACCCCACGGTTCCTACAGCTACAACCTGGGCGGCACCAATCCGTCGTACACGATGGCCTATTGGCTGCAGATGATCTCAAGACTTAACGCGGCCACCGACAGCAGCCTCCCCAAGGCCTGTCCCGTGGATGTGGGCAGCGTGGACGGGCACTATGAGTTCGACCCGTCCACGCCGACCCCCAGCGCCTCCAGCATGCTGCGCGAAGATCTCAATCTGCACATAGACACGCAGTCGCACCTGTTCCACCCCCTCCACCACCATCACACCCAGCACCACACCCTCGGCCCCTTAAGCGGCAGTTTGCTGCACAGCCACGCGCCCTACGGGGCGAGCCGCAAGCCGCGCTCCCAGAACCTGCTGCACCTGCCCCGCTACGACAACGTGGAGGCGCGGCTGCAGGCCATGCGGGAGGAGTTCTACGCGTACCGCAAGCGGCAGGCCATGCAGCAGATGGACAGTGTGTGCTGA
- the LOC6497833 gene encoding protein turtle isoform X2 produces the protein MGVSADLGSHQWWRALSQHSRQPQAQPGRNHRQLLASGRPSRTDTITGSEPQPAPLASACPGKTTSGKRRRSSRCSFNPLCSYKPEHSSRSVQALYLVATLFLALVATDVQAHNIPDDAVHITAILGEGVIFNCHVEFPNDHPVPYVLQWDKKQEQGSDLPIYIWYESYPEHIEEGYKGRVSRVSQDSPFGSASLNLTNIRESDQGWYECKVVFLNRDPKQHKNGTWFHLDVHAPPRFSVTPEDIIYVNLGDSIILNCQADGTPTPEILWYKDANPVDPSPTVGIFNDGTELRISTIRHEDIGEYTCIARNGEGQVSHTARVIIAGGAVIMDKGKPDKHTRTKSKSNTVTERLTIRVPPTNQTKPEGEKVIFSCEAKAMPGNVTVRWFREGSPVREVAALETRVTIRKDGSLIINPIKPDDSGQYLCEVSNGIGDPQSASAYLSVEYPAKVTFTPTVQYLPFRLAGVVQCYIKSSPQLQYVTWMKDKRLLEPYQMKDIVVMANGSLLFTTVNEEHQGQYSCTPYNAQGTAGASGIMDVLVRKPPAFTVEPETLYQRKVGDSVEMHCDATEAEGTDRPTIKWQRQEGEQLSDSQRNRIKISGGNITIENLRREDFGYYQCVVSNEVATLMAVTQLVIEGTQPHAPYNITGKATESSITLQWLPGYSGGSEYKQDYTIWFREAGVNDWQTISVTPSGSTQVTINGLASGTTYEFQVVGRNVLGDGLMSKVMNVRTLEDAPAAPRNVKAATQPPDSFFQLMPDEAGPKPGPPRNVSVTEVSNGFLITWQSPLERAHIVKFYTIKYRTDAQWKTLNRGQIRPEETQYLVKNLVGGRTYYFRVLANSEKSYESSDEVKFPVPARVKHKAITAGVVGGILFFIVAIILSVCAVKICNKRKRRKQEKEFNMVACRITDARNIAANNHHLNNRSTGSVSSGQVPLKKYKQTRISSLTAILIAILHWIWPPDRCTNCHSIYSSPQAEDADEGDGGGAQGAGSRRSVSRIQRSLDGRFVVDMSASKLGYSSNLDPGSQDEVDGGFFERRNSNVSQKSSSDDGGFLSRRNFITARASWRRPLVASSSQLSLQSAADSARGFLQGLLKIGGVAPKPTYFGEAPAVAGARYQNVMRPYTSNSNLYGNADRSKPLHISTISGNLSQQPYTPSRISRLFSSSPQLRQHHQPLLSSGSGNYPTHFSDLSMVYPTTTEPSSHNLSSRYRYYSQELPYLRTIQEETRRQQQQQLPVESIDPFVPLQMPSPPSWRSYQLQSQLTHHRPRTRWYPRHYSRLFGNNRPQQHELLSPLPDLNLALRNGGISMNPGLEASPESRSSSSGFGSKNTSNHPGSTSEWRLLPPYRAPPSPPKNPGCYDAGMQLQSGEQQAQGQTPHGSYSYNLGGTNPSYTMAYWLQMISRLNAATDSSLPKACPVDVGSVDGHYEFDPSTPTPSASSMLREDLNLHIDTQSHLFHPLHHHHTQHHTLGPLSGSLLHSHAPYGASRKPRSQNLLHLPRYDNVEARLQAMREEFYAYRKRQAMQQMDSVC, from the exons ATGGGCGTGAGCGCTGACCTTGGGTCTCATCAATGGTGGCGGGCATTGAGCCAGCACAGCCGACAACCGCAGGCGCAGCCAGGAAGGAACCATCGCCAGCTCCTTGCTAGCGGGCGGCCTTCTAGGACTGACACAATTACTGGCTCAGAGCCGCAACCTGCTCCGCTCGCCAGTGCTTGCCCAGGAAAAACGACAAGCGGAAAGCGACGAAGGAGTTCCAGGTGCAGTTTCAATCCCCTATGCAGCTATAAGCCAGAACACAGCTCCAGATCAGTGCAAGCACTCTACCTTGTGGCCACCTTGTTTCTGGCACTTGTCGCAACAGATGTACAAGCGCACAACATTCCAG ACGATGCCGTTCACATCACGGCTATTCTCGGCGAGGGCGTCATCTTCAACTGCCACGTGGAGTTCCCCAACGACCACCCCGTGCCGTATGTCCTGCAATGGGACAAGAAG CAAGAACAA GGCTCGGATCTGCCAATCTACATTTGGTATGAGAGCTATCCAGAGCACATCGAGGAGGGCTACAAGGGACGCGTGTCCCGCGTCTCACAGGACTCGCCGTTCGGCTCCGCCTCGCTTAACCTGACCAATATTCGAGAGTCGGACCAGGGCTGGTACGAGTGCAAGGTCGTCTTCCTCAACCGGGACCCCAAGCAGCACAAGAACGGTACATGGTTCCACCTAGACGTACATGCACCGCCTCGCTTTAGCGTTACACCAGAGGACATAATTTACGTAAACTTAG GTGATTCAATTATACTAAATTGCCAGGCAGATGGCACTCCCACGCCGGAAATACTCTGGTACAAGGATGCCAATCCCGTCGATCCCTCGCCGACAGTCGGCATATTCAACGACGGCACCGAGCTGCGGATCTCCACCATTCGGCACGAGGACATCGGAGAGTACACTTGCATTGCACGCAATGGTGAGGGACAAGTCTCCCATACGGCCCGTGTTATAATCGCGGGTGGCGCTGTAATCATG GACAAAGGGAAACCCGACAAACACACTCGCACTAAGTCTAAGTCGAATACCGTCACCGAGAGGCTGACCATAAGA GTGCCACCGACCAATCAAACGAAGCCCGAGGGCGAAAAGGTGATATTCTCCTGCGAGGCTAAGGCCATGCCCGGCAACGTCACTGTTCGGTGGTTCCGCGAGGGATCGCCCGTCCGGGAGGTGGCCGCTCTGGAGACGCGCGTCACAATCCGCAAGGACGGATCGCTCATTATCAATCCCATTAAGCCGGACGACTCGGGCCAGTACCTATGTGAGGTGTCCAACGGGATCGGCGATCCGCAGAGTGCCTCTGCTTACCTCAGCGTCGAAT ACCCCGCCAAGGTAACCTTCACGCCCACAGTGCAGTACCTGCCGTTTAGACTGGCCGGCGTCGTCCAGTGCTACATAAAGTCTAGCCCTCAGCTGCAGTACGTCACCTGGATGAAGGACAAGCGCCTACTGGAGCCCTACCAGATGAAGGACATCGTGGTGATGGCCAACGGATCGCTTCTGTTCACAACCGTGAACGAGGAGCACCAGGGCCAGTACTCGTGCACTCCGTACAACGCACAGGGCACGGCAGGCGCCTCCGGCATCATGGACGTGCTCGTGCGGAAGCCCCCGGCCTTCACCGTGGAGCCAGAGACGCTGTATCAGCGCAAGGTGGGCGACAGCGTGGAGATGCACTGCGACGCCACGGAGGCAGAGGGCACTGACCGACCCACCATCAAGTGGCAGCGGCAGGAGGGCGAGCAACTCTCGGACTCGCAGCGCAACCGCATCAAGATCTCTGGCGGCAACATCACCATCGAAAACCTGCGGCGCGAGGACTTCGGCTACTACCAGTGCGTGGTGTCCAACGAAGTCGCCACCCTGATGGCCGTCACCCAGCTGGTGATCGAAGGCACCCAGCCCCACGCCCCCTACAACATCACCGGCAAGGCCACCGAGTCCTCAATCACGCTCCAGTGGCTGCCGGGGTACAGCGGCGGGTCCGAGTACAAGCAGGACTACACCATTTGGTTTCGGGAGGCTGGCGTGAACGACTGGCAGACCATTTCGGTGACGCCCTCGGGGAGCACGCAGGTCACCATTAACGGGCTGGCCTCGGGCACCACCTACGAGTTTCAGGTGGTGGGCCGCAACGTCCTGGGCGACGGACTGATGAGCAAGGTGATGAACGTGCGCACACTGG AAGACGCTCCGGCAGCGCCACGTAATGTCAAGGCTGCAACACAACCGCCCGACTCCTTTTTTCAGCTAATGCCAGACGAAGCTG gtccCAAGCCCGGCCCTCCCAGGAATGTGTCGGTGACGGAGGTCTCAAACGGATTCCTCATAACGTGGCAGTCGCCGCTGGAGCGGGCGCACATCGTCAAGTTCTACACCATCAAGTACCGGACAGACGCCCAGTGGAAGACCCTCAACCGGGGTCAGATCCGGCCGGAGGAGACGCAATATCTGGTGAAGAACCTGGTCGGCGGACGCACATACTACTTCCGGGTGCTGGCCAACTCAGAGAAGTCCTACGAGTCCAGCGACGAGGTGAAGTTCCCTGTGCCGGCACGAGTCAAGCACAAGGCGATAACCGCCGGCGTCGTTGGGGGCATcctgttttttattgttgcgATCATTTTATCGGTTTGTGCCgtaaaaatttgcaataaacGTAAACGACGAAAACAGGAAAAAG AGTTCAACATGGTAGCTTGCAGGATAACGGATGCTCGTAACATTGCCGCCAATAATCATCACTTGAACAATCGCAGTACGGGCTCAGTTTCCTCTGGTCAAGTGCCTTTAAAAAA GTACAAACAAACCCGAATATCAAGTCTAACCGCCATTCTTATTGCCATTCTTCACTGGATCTGGCCTCCTGATCGCTGCACCAACTGCCACTCCATCTATAGCTCACCACAGGCGGAGGACGCGGACGAGGGCGACGGTGGCGGGGCGCAAGGAGCAGGGAGCAGGCGGTCTGTAAGCCGCATCCAAAGATCTCTCGACGGCCGCTTCGTTGTGGATATGAGTGCCTCTAAGCTGGGATACTCCAGCAACCTAGACCCGGGCAGTCAGGACGAGGTGGATGGTGGCTTCTTCGAACGCAGGAACAGTAACGTGTCTCAAAAGTCCTCCAGCGATGACGGGGGCTTCCTTTCGCGCCGCAACTTCATAACAGCCCGGGCCTCGTGGCGACGTCCTCTGGTGGCCTCCTCCAGCCAGTTAAGCCTTCAATCTGCGGCGGACTCAGCCAGAGGCTTTCTCCAAGGCCTGCTCAAAATCGGAGGTGTAGCTCCCAAGCCAACCTACTTTGGCGAGGCGCCTGCCGTCGCTGGAGCCCGCTACCAGAACGTCATGCGACCCTACACTAGCAACAGCAACTTGTACGGAAACGCGGACAGGAGTAAGCCGCTGCACATCAGCACCATCAGCGGGAATCTCAGCCAACAGCCCTACACGCCATCCAGGATCTCGAGGCTGTTCTCCAGTTCGCCGCAGCTCCGGCAGCATCACCAGCCCCTGCTCAGTAGCGGTAGTGGCAACTACCCGACCCACTTCAGTGATCTGAGCATGGTGTATCCCACTACAACGGAGCCATCATCGCACAACCTGAGCAGCAGATACAGGTACTACTCGCAGGAGCTGCCATACCTGCGAACCATTCAGGAGGAGACCCGCcgtcaacagcaacagcaacttcCCGTGGAATCCATAGATCCGTTTGTGCCGCTCCAGATGCCGTCGCCCCCATCCTGGAGGAGCTACCAACTGCAGTCGCAGCTGACACACCACAGGCCCAGGACTCGCTGGTATCCCCGCCACTACTCCCGACTCTTTGGCAACAACCGACCCCAGCAGCACGAGCTGCTCTCGCCCCTGCCCGATCTGAATCTCGCCCTGCGAAACGGCGGCATTTCCATGAACCCCGGCCTGGAGGCCTCTCCAGAGTCGCGCTCCAGTTCGAGCGGGTTCGGATCGAAGAACACCTCCAATCACCCCGGAAGCACTAGCGAGTGGAGACTGTTGCCCCCGTACAGAGCCCCCCCATCGCCGCCCAAGAATCCCGGATGCTACGACGCTGGAATGCAGCTGCAGAGCGGAGAGCAACAGGCCCAAGGCCAGACACCCCACGGTTCCTACAGCTACAACCTGGGCGGCACCAATCCGTCGTACACGATGGCCTATTGGCTGCAGATGATCTCAAGACTTAACGCGGCCACCGACAGCAGCCTCCCCAAGGCCTGTCCCGTGGATGTGGGCAGCGTGGACGGGCACTATGAGTTCGACCCGTCCACGCCGACCCCCAGCGCCTCCAGCATGCTGCGCGAAGATCTCAATCTGCACATAGACACGCAGTCGCACCTGTTCCACCCCCTCCACCACCATCACACCCAGCACCACACCCTCGGCCCCTTAAGCGGCAGTTTGCTGCACAGCCACGCGCCCTACGGGGCGAGCCGCAAGCCGCGCTCCCAGAACCTGCTGCACCTGCCCCGCTACGACAACGTGGAGGCGCGGCTGCAGGCCATGCGGGAGGAGTTCTACGCGTACCGCAAGCGGCAGGCCATGCAGCAGATGGACAGTGTGTGCTGA